A stretch of DNA from Micromonospora sp. NBC_01813:
AAACAGCATCCGGGGCGGCGACCACCCCGGCTCCTCCACCGCGACACGGGCACCGGGCGCGAGCAGTACCCGGGCGACCAGGTCGACGGACTGCTGGATTCCGTTGGTCACCAGCACATCCGAGGCGCTGGCCGCGATCCCTCGGGAGACCCGCACGTGCCGGGCGATCGCCGCCCGAAGTGCCGGATGCCCGGCCGGGTCGGTGGGCAGACCCGATCCGACGACCGAGGGGTGCACCTGCCGGCCGAGCAGCCGCCGCCACGTGGCGTACGGGAACAGTCTGGGGTCCGGGCTGCCGACCCGGAAGTCGAACAGTGGTGTCTCGGTGAGGTCCGGCGGCAGCAGCACCTGCTCCCAGGCCCGCCGCGCCCGCAGCGGCGAACCGGCGACCGCCGCCGGGGGCGGCGTGGTCGCGGCCCCGTTCGCCACAGACCGCACATAGGTGCCGGCACCGGTACGGGCCACCAGTAGCCCTTCGGCGACCAGCCGGTCGTAGACGCCGCTGACCGTGTTACGGGAAACGCCGAGTCGGTGGGCGAACTCCCTGGTCGGCGGCAGTGCGCTGCCCGGCCGGAGCTCCCCGGCCAACACAGCGGCCCGGATCCGCCGGTAGATCTGGCCGGCAAGGTCGCGCCTGCCGTCGAAGGGGACATGCAGGTCCACGAACCGATCGTAGATTGGCCCAGCTCGATTTGGTGCCCATTGGACCTCTGATTCAGGTCCACGGCGGACATAACCTGACCGCACCGGATCCGGCTCCGATCATCAGTCGCCCCATCGTGGGCGTCATCGTCGAACGGCAGGGAGATCCAGCGTGCTCTTGCGACCACCTCAGAAGTCAGTCATCCGACCGCCACGGCGGCGGCTCGCCGCGGTGCTCAGCGCACTCGTGCTGGCGGTCACCGCGCTCGCCGCTCCCCTGGTTGCCGCCCCCAGCGCCCACGCCGCCGCCCCCTGTGCGGCCGACGAATACGGTCCCTACTGGTTCGGCAACGTCAACGCGTCGAGGACCCGTGGCACCACCGTGGTGCTGGCCATCGACTCGCCCTGGGGCAACTGGTCGAAGGCCTACCTGTGGAGCTACAACAACGACAACCGGCAGAAGTTCTGTCTGCGACCCAACAGCTCCACCGGCGACGTGAACTACTACCAGTTCCGGTACGCCGCCAACCTCGACCTCTGCCTCACCGCGCCGACTCTGGCGGCCGGGCAGCGGCTCGAACTCCTCTCATGCAATTCGAGTCTTGGCCAGGTCTGGGGTTGGGTCCCGAACGGCACCGCCATTGTCAACGGCGTGACGTGGGCCGCCATCCGGTTCCACGAGAGATCATCCGGTATGTGCATGGATGTCTACGGCGGCTACACCGGCAACGGAACGGCGGTGCAGTTGTTCACCTGCAAGGCCGGCGACCACCAGCGCTGGTTCTGATCCGGCCGGCACGCCGCGATCTGCGGCCCAGGGATGTGAACGGCCCGTCAGGGTACTCCCTGGCGGGCCGTTCACCGGCGGACTCCACAGTCGGCCGTGAGCCGAGCGGACCGGTCGATCGGCCGCTGCGAGTGACATGATCTGTCCACAATGTGTCGCAGATGGCTCTGCCACGAGAGGACAGCATGCACGAGAGAACACTGACCCGCCGGCGCCTGGCCGCCGGTCTGGTCATCGCGGTGACGATCACCGTAGGAGTCGCGTCGGCGGGCAGCGCCGCCTCGGCGACGGCGAAGACGGCAGCGGCCGGCGACGAGCAGCTGATCGCCCGCTCCACGACGAGTGCGGCCCCGGCGACGCGGCAGATCGTCGGCGCGGTCGCGGTCGGCGACAGGTACCCGCACGTGTTCGTCATCGGAACCGACGGAAACCTCTGGATCAACTGGCAGGACCAGTCGGACCAGTGGAACTGGTCGAGCATGGGCACCCCGGCCGGGGTCGGCCTGCGGATGCCGATCGGGGTGACGATCGTGGACGACTCCAGCCGCCCGTACGCCTTCGTTCTCGGCACCGACCAGAACGTCTGGAGCCTCTGGCGGTCGAGCACGAGCTGGCAGTGGCGCAACCAGGGCAGTCCGCCGGGGGCGAACTTCGTGAGTTGGCCGAGCTTCGCGGCGGTCGCGGTGAACGGGACCAGCCCGTACCTCTTCGTCCGCAGCGACGGCGACGAGACGGTCTGGGTCAACTGGTGGAACGGGGCCACCTGGAACTGGACCAACATCAGCTCACCGCCGGACGGCATCGCGGCCAGCGGCCCGATCGGGGTGCTGTTGGAGAACGGCACCCCGCAGGTCTACACCGTCAGCAACGTCGGACGGATCTGGACCACCCGGTTCGACGGCGCGCCAGCGCCCTGGGTCGACCTCGGCCAGCCTTCCCCCGGGTCGATCAGCGACGGCAGCACCGCCGCCGGCGCCAACAGCGCGATCCAGGTCGGGCCGGACGCCCGGCCGTACCTGTTCACCTCCGGTAGTGACGGCCACGCCTGGCTGCGCCGGTGGACGGGGAAGTGGGAATGGCGCAACATGGGCTCACCGCCAGGAGGACAGCTGATCCCCGGCCCGCTCGGCGCACTCTCGGTGGGCGGCACGTCGCCGTACTCGTTCTACGCTGCCGACGGTGGTGGCCTGTGGATCATCTACTGGGGCGGGCAGGACTGGTACTGGAGCGATCAGAGCCCGCCCTTCTCGCCCGTGGTGAACGGAGCTGCGGTGCTCGCGCCGCAGGATTCCACCCGGCCGGCGATCTTCCTGCGTGACACCAGCGGCAATCTGTGGAGCCGATGGTGGAACGGCAGCTTCTGGAGCTGGACGAACCGGAGCGCCTAGAACACGGGCGGTCAGCCGAGCCGCCGACCGGCGGGCTGGCCGCTGGCTACATTTCTGGCTACATCCGGATGCAAAACGGCCCGCCAGGGAATCCCTGGCGGGCCGTTCACCGTGGTAGCGGGGACAGGATTTGAACCTGCGACCTCTGGGTTATGAGCCCAGCGAGCTACCGAGCTGCTCCACCCCGCGGCGATGTGTAAACCTTAGCGCACCCGGTCGGCCCGCCGCAAAACGACCCCCAAGATCCCGACGATCTTGCACTTATCGTTGGACATACCGGACAAAAACTCTCGATAAGTGCAAGATCGCCGGGGAGGGGAAGGGCGGAAGGTCAGCCCGTCGGCGACGGGTCGGCGCCCGGGTCGGCGGCCGGCGGTGGGGCTGCGGCACCGCCGATCCCGGCTGCCTGCTGGGCTGCCTGGAACGCCGTCATCGCGGCGTCCAGCCGGGCCAGCGCCTCGCCGTACCGCTGGAAGTCCCCGGCGGCCTGCGCGGCGCGGGCCTCGTCGATCGCGGCGCTGACCTCGGCGGCGGCCGCCTGCAGCTCCGGCGTGATCAGACCCGGGTCGGTCGGCGGGGTCGGGGTCGGCGTGCCGCCCGGCTCCTCGCCCTCGCCTTCCTCACCTTCCTCGCCCTCCGCCGGCGGTGGCGGCGCGCCCTCCTCGGCCTGCTCGATCAGCTGCCGGATGCCGTCCTGCACGCTGTTGGCGAGCACCACGTACGAGCCACCGTCACCGTAGGAGAGCAGCACCCGCTGCAACAGCGGGTACGCGTTGGTCTGGTTGCTCTTCACGTACACCGGCTCGACGTAGAGCATGCCGTTGGCGAACGGCAACGACAGCAGGTTGCCGTACTGCACCTGAGCCTGGTTCGACGTCAACAGGTTCAGTTGCTGCCGGATCGCCGCGTTGTTGGTCATCCGCTGGTGCACCTGCACCGGGCCGGAGACCGCCGTCTGATCCGGCAACTCCAGCACCTGCAGCTGCGGCTGCCCGTCGACGTACGACCCGGAGATCAGCCCGGCCAGGTTCTGCCGGCCGGCCGGCGTCACCGCCGAGGTCAACTGGAAGCGCGGCTCGTCCTGCTCCGGCCACTGGGTCATCAGGTAGTACGGCGGCTGCTTGACCTCACTGTCCGGCGCGTCCGGGACGTTCGGCACCTCCCAGAAGTCCTGCCCGGAGAAGAACTCCGCCGGGTTGGTGACGTGGTATCGGGCCAGCAGGTTGCGCTGCACCTTGAACAGGTCAGCCGGGTAGCGGAAGTGTGCCTGCAGCGACTGCGGGGTCTCCGCCTTCGGGATCACCAGGTCACCGCCGAAGGCCGCGTTCCACGCCTTGAGCACCGGGTCGTTCTCGTCGAACTCGTACAGCCGCACCGTGCCGTCGTACGCGTCGACGGTCGCCTTGACCGAGTTGCGGAGGTAGTTGACGTTCTCCCGGGCCAGCGCGAAGGTGCCCTGGCCGGTCAGCTCGTCGGCGGTCTCCGCCTGCAGGTTGACCCGCTCGGAGTACGGGTAGGTCGCCGACGTGGTGTAGCCGTCCACGATCCACTGGATCCGGCCGTCCACCACCGCCGGGTACGGGTCGCCGTCCAGGGTGAGGAAGGGCGCGACCTTCTCCACCCGGTCGCGCGGGTTACGGATGTACAGCAGCTTGGAGTTCTCGTTGACCGCCTCGGAGAGCAGGAAGTTGGTCTCCTGCTCCTTGATCGCGTACAGCAGCTTGCGGCTGAACGAACCGACCTCGACGCCACCGGAACCGGAGTAGGTGTAGTACTGCTCGCCGCCGCTGCTCGTCGGCCGGTCGAACTCGACGTTGGTGTCGCCGGGCGAGCCGACGATCGCGTAGTCGGTGCCGTCCATCTGCTCGCCGAAGTAGATCCGTGGCTGCTCGACCGGGATCTCCTCGGTCGACGACGAACACTGCTCCTGCGCCTGGTCACCGAGGAAGCCGGAGACGAAGTACGGCTGGCCGCCGCAGACCACCTGGTTGGCCGGGGCGCCGACCATGCCGTACCCGTGGGTGAAGACGGTGTGCCGGTTGATCCAGTTGCTCTGCTGCTCGGTCAACTCGCCGTAGTTGATCTCCCGCATGCCGACGACGTAGTCCTGGGTCTGGTCGTCGATGGTGTACCGGTCGATGTCGAGCTTGGTGCCGAAGTCGTAGAAGCCACGCACCTGCTGCAGCTGGGTGTAGGTCTCGGAGACCAGCTGCGGGTCCAGCAGCCGGATGTTCGGCACCACGGCGGTGTCGGTGGCCAGGCTCGCCGGCGGGGTCAGGTTCGTCGCCGGGTACGCCGACTGCTCGCTGATGTCCAGCCCGAACGCTTCCCGGGTGGCGGTGATGCCGCGCTCGATGAACTCCGACTCCTTGTCCCGCAGGCTCGGGTTGACCTCGAAGGTCTGCACCGCCCACGGGTAGATGCCGCCGATCGCCACCGCGGAGACACCCAGCAACGCCAGCGAGATGCCCGGCCAGACCAGGTTGCGCATCACCGCGTTGGAGAACACGACGATCGCGATCGCCACCACGATCGAGATGTAGGCGAGGATCTCCTTGGCCGGCAGCAGCGCGTTGATGTCGGCGTAGCCGGCACCGTAGATCCCCGCCTCGGCGTTGTACTCCAGCAGCATTCCGCGCCGGTCCAGCACGTACGCCACGGCCTTGAACAGCACGAAGATCGCCACCAGCGACGTCAGGTGGGCGCGCGCGGCGGTGGTCATCCGGTCACCGATGCCCTGCAGCCGGACCCCGCCGAAGATGTAGTGCATGGCCAGGCCACCGATCACCGCCAGCACGACGGCGGTGAAGGCCAGCCCCAGCAGGTAGCGCAGGAACGGATACTCGAAGACGTAGAAGCCGACGTCGATGCCGAACTCGGGGTCGACGACGCCGAACTCCTGGGAGTTGCGGAACAGCATCCACTGGCTCCACCGGCTCTGGGCCGACATCCCGGCGAAGATCCCGACCAGCAACGACGCCACCGCGATCCACGCGCCGATGCGCGGGGTCAGCAGCATCCGGTACCGCTCCAGGCTGACCTGTTCCGGCGAGTGCGGCCGCAGGGCCGGGCGCAGCCGGTACGCCAGCCACAGGTTGACGCCGATGACCAGGGCCATCGCCAGCCCGACCGCGGCGAACAGCGCCAGCCGGGTGAACAGCACGCCGGTGAAGACCTGCGTGTAGTCCACTTCCTCGAACCACAACCAGTCGGTCCAGGCGTTCACCCCCCAGCCGAGCAGGGTGAATAAAAGGAAGATCCCGATGAGTACGCCGACCGTGACACGGCCCCGACGGCTCATTCCGGGCATAGGACTGTTACGCATGACCACGACTGGCACTCCGCACGTTGGTGTGATCCCTTGGCGATCAGGCACCAAGACTACGGGGTGTGTCCACCTCAGGGCCGGTTGAGGTCGACTTGAGCGGTGTCAGCCGGGGCGGTGGTTCTGGGGTCAGCCGCCGTCACACAGGGTCGGCTCACGCCCGCCGCGCAGGTCCTCGAGCGCGGTGAGCGCCTCGTCGAGCGTCGCCACCCGCAGCAGCGGCAGATCCGGTACGGCGTTCGCCACCGCTTCGGCGCAGTTCGACTCGGGCACCAGGAACGCGACGGCGCCGGCGGACCTGGCCCCGACCAGCTTCTGCGGGATGCCGCCGATGGCACCGACGTTGCCTTCGTGGTCGATGGTCCCCGTACCGGCGATGATCTTGCCGCCGGTGAGGTCCGTCGTCTCGATCTTGTCGATGATGCCGAGGGCGAACATCAGGCCGGCGCTCGGCCCGCCGATCTCGTCCAGGTCGATGGTCAACTCGAACGGGTGCGGCTGGTCCTCGGTGATCTCGATGCCGATCCGCGGCGGCCCGCCGTCGGTGGCGCGGGTGGTGATCTCGGTGCTGCCCGGCTCGTCGTCGCGGGTGTAGCCGACGGTCAGCGTCGCCCCCACCGGCTCGGCCCGGACCAGCTCGGTCAGCTGGGTGGCCGAGCTGACCGGGGTGCCGTCGACGGAGGTGACCACGTCGTCGACCTGGAGCAGCCCCACCGACGGACCGTCCGGGGTGACCGCCCGGACCAGCACCTGGACCGGGTATCCGAGCTGACGCAACGCGGCCGTCTCGGCGCTGGTCTGCGACGCCGCGAAGTCCTCCGCGTTGCGTTCCTCGACCTCCTCGCGGGTCTCCCCCGGCGGGTAGATGGCGTCGTAGGGCACGACGGCCTCGGAGTCGCTGAGCCAGCCGGCGACCGCTTCGCGCAGCCCCACGTTCGGCCGTACGCCGACCGTGGTGAGCCGCAGCTGTCCGGCGGAGGTCGACGTGTCGATCCCGGAGATCTGGATGACGTCCTCGCCGTTGTCCTGGCCCAGCGTGTCGACCGTCGGACCGGGGCCGAGCACCACGTACGGCACCGGGGCGGCGAACACGCCGTAGGCGAGCAGTGCGGTGAGCAGTGCGCCGAGGATGACCGTTACACCGCGACGTCTCATGCGCCCGAGCGTACCGATCGCGCTCGCGCGCGGTGCCGGCGCAGGCGGTCCCCCGGCCCGCTTCGCGCTGAGCGGAACTCACCTGGCCTGTCCGGCCTGGCGACACGCGTACCGTGGAGGGCGTGCCTGATACTCCGTTCGGTTTCCAGCTTCCCGGCGGCCAGCCCCCGGACCCCAATGACCCGCAGCAGCTGCAGCAGTTCATGGCGCAGCTACAGCAACTGCTCGCCGCCGGCGGCGGCAGCGGTGGCGGCCCGGTGAACTGGGATCTGGCCCGCCAGGTGGCGGCCAGCCAGCTCGCCTCGGCGGGCGACCCCGCCGTCAACCCGCACGAGTGGCACGCGGTCACCGAGGCGCTGCGCGTCGCCGACCTGTGGCTGGAGGCCTCCTCGGCGCTGCCGTCGGGGATTCGGACATCGGTGGCCTGGAACCGCAACGAGTGGATCTACCGGACGCTGGACGTCTGGCGCAAACTCTGCGACCCGGTCGCCGGGCGGATGGTCGGCGCGATGGGTGACCTGGTGCCGCCGGAGGCGCGCGGCCAGCTCGGCCCGATGCACGCGATGATGACGACGTTGGGCGGGGCGCTGTTCGGCGGGCAGCTCGGCCAGGCGCTCGGCTCGCTGGCGACCGAGGTCCTGTCGGCCAGCGACATCGGGCTGCCGCTGGGTCCGGCGGGCACGGCCGCGCTGCTGCCGGCCAACATCCGGGCGTACGGGGACGGCCTGGAACTGCCCGAGGACGAGGTCCGCCTCTACGTGGCGCTGCGCGAGGCGGCACATCAACGCCTGTTCGAGCATGTGCCGTGGCTGCGCGGGCACGTGCTCGCGGCGGTGGAGACGTACGCCTCGGGGATCACCGTCAACCGGGAGGCGATCGAGGAGGCGCTGGGTCGGGTCGATCCGACCAACCCGGAGTCGATGCAGGAGATCGCCATGGAGGGGATCTTCACGCCGGAGGACACCCCGGCGCAGCAGGCGTCGCTGGCCCGGATCGAGACCGTGCTGGCGCTGATCGAGGGTTGGGTGTGCCACGTCGTCGACAGTTCGTCGGCGGACCGGTTGCCGAACGTCGCGAAGCTGGCCGAGGCGTTCCGGCGGCGCCGGGCCGCCGGCGGGCCGGCGGAGCAGACCTTCGCCGCCCTGGTGGGCCTGGAGTTGCGGCCCCGGCGGCTACGGGAGGCCACCGCGTTGTGGGCGGCGCTGGCCACCCATCGGGGCATCGACGGACGCGACGCGGTGTGGAGCCACCCCGATCTGCTGCCCTCGGACACCGACTTCGCCGACCCGGAGGCGTTCGCCCAGGCCAAGCTCGACTTCGACCTGGGCGACATGGACTTCGGTTCGCCGCCGGCCGAGGCACCGGAGCCACCGAAGCGGCCCGATCCGGATTCGTCCGAGTAGTCAGCTGGCGGTGAGCAGGGCGCGGGTGGTCTCCCAGCCCTCGACGGCCGGGTCGAGCGTGCGCAGGTCGGCCTGGCCGCGGATCCGCCGCCAGGCGGGCGTGGTCGCGACCATGCTCCGGCGTGGGGCGGCGGCCCGCAGGATGTCCGGGTCCGCCGTCAGGTCCAGCCGCGGCAGCCATGGCGGCGCCGGCAGTCCGGCGGCGACGCCGAGCAGTCCCCCGCCGCCACCGGCGGGGGCCACCGCCACCGGCCGGGTGGTCAGCGGGCGCAGCAGCTTGCCGACCAACAGGCCGGGCAGGTCGGGTGCGTCGGCGGCCAGGACGGCGGCCTGGTCGAACCCGTCGGCGGCAGCGGCGGACAGCACCGCGTTGATCGAGAGCTCGGCCAGTTGGTAGATCGGCATGTCCGGCCAGGCGATCGACCGGGCCAGCGGCAGGTCGGCCTCGACGCCGGCGATCGCGGGTTCCAGCTGGCTCATGGTGGCCAGCAGGTCGACCATGTCCTCGGCCAACGCGGCCCGCCAGGTCGCCACGTCGACGCCGGGCGGGGACCAGTCGACCGGGTTGAGGAGGATCACCACGGCTCGGCGCACCCGGCCACTGTAGCCCTGTCGGTGGGCAGGGCTGTCAGTCGGCGAGGACGAACCCGCTGGCCGCCGCGACGCCTTCCAGGTAGCCGCGGGCCCGTTCGGCCTTGGGGTAGCGGCCGACCAGCTCCCAGAAGCGGGCGTTGTGACTTGGCACGACCAGATGCGCCAACTCGT
This window harbors:
- a CDS encoding RICIN domain-containing protein; the encoded protein is MLLRPPQKSVIRPPRRRLAAVLSALVLAVTALAAPLVAAPSAHAAAPCAADEYGPYWFGNVNASRTRGTTVVLAIDSPWGNWSKAYLWSYNNDNRQKFCLRPNSSTGDVNYYQFRYAANLDLCLTAPTLAAGQRLELLSCNSSLGQVWGWVPNGTAIVNGVTWAAIRFHERSSGMCMDVYGGYTGNGTAVQLFTCKAGDHQRWF
- a CDS encoding UPF0182 family membrane protein, coding for MVMRNSPMPGMSRRGRVTVGVLIGIFLLFTLLGWGVNAWTDWLWFEEVDYTQVFTGVLFTRLALFAAVGLAMALVIGVNLWLAYRLRPALRPHSPEQVSLERYRMLLTPRIGAWIAVASLLVGIFAGMSAQSRWSQWMLFRNSQEFGVVDPEFGIDVGFYVFEYPFLRYLLGLAFTAVVLAVIGGLAMHYIFGGVRLQGIGDRMTTAARAHLTSLVAIFVLFKAVAYVLDRRGMLLEYNAEAGIYGAGYADINALLPAKEILAYISIVVAIAIVVFSNAVMRNLVWPGISLALLGVSAVAIGGIYPWAVQTFEVNPSLRDKESEFIERGITATREAFGLDISEQSAYPATNLTPPASLATDTAVVPNIRLLDPQLVSETYTQLQQVRGFYDFGTKLDIDRYTIDDQTQDYVVGMREINYGELTEQQSNWINRHTVFTHGYGMVGAPANQVVCGGQPYFVSGFLGDQAQEQCSSSTEEIPVEQPRIYFGEQMDGTDYAIVGSPGDTNVEFDRPTSSGGEQYYTYSGSGGVEVGSFSRKLLYAIKEQETNFLLSEAVNENSKLLYIRNPRDRVEKVAPFLTLDGDPYPAVVDGRIQWIVDGYTTSATYPYSERVNLQAETADELTGQGTFALARENVNYLRNSVKATVDAYDGTVRLYEFDENDPVLKAWNAAFGGDLVIPKAETPQSLQAHFRYPADLFKVQRNLLARYHVTNPAEFFSGQDFWEVPNVPDAPDSEVKQPPYYLMTQWPEQDEPRFQLTSAVTPAGRQNLAGLISGSYVDGQPQLQVLELPDQTAVSGPVQVHQRMTNNAAIRQQLNLLTSNQAQVQYGNLLSLPFANGMLYVEPVYVKSNQTNAYPLLQRVLLSYGDGGSYVVLANSVQDGIRQLIEQAEEGAPPPPAEGEEGEEGEGEEPGGTPTPTPPTDPGLITPELQAAAAEVSAAIDEARAAQAAGDFQRYGEALARLDAAMTAFQAAQQAAGIGGAAAPPPAADPGADPSPTG
- a CDS encoding YlbL family protein, which translates into the protein MRRRGVTVILGALLTALLAYGVFAAPVPYVVLGPGPTVDTLGQDNGEDVIQISGIDTSTSAGQLRLTTVGVRPNVGLREAVAGWLSDSEAVVPYDAIYPPGETREEVEERNAEDFAASQTSAETAALRQLGYPVQVLVRAVTPDGPSVGLLQVDDVVTSVDGTPVSSATQLTELVRAEPVGATLTVGYTRDDEPGSTEITTRATDGGPPRIGIEITEDQPHPFELTIDLDEIGGPSAGLMFALGIIDKIETTDLTGGKIIAGTGTIDHEGNVGAIGGIPQKLVGARSAGAVAFLVPESNCAEAVANAVPDLPLLRVATLDEALTALEDLRGGREPTLCDGG
- a CDS encoding zinc-dependent metalloprotease, with protein sequence MPDTPFGFQLPGGQPPDPNDPQQLQQFMAQLQQLLAAGGGSGGGPVNWDLARQVAASQLASAGDPAVNPHEWHAVTEALRVADLWLEASSALPSGIRTSVAWNRNEWIYRTLDVWRKLCDPVAGRMVGAMGDLVPPEARGQLGPMHAMMTTLGGALFGGQLGQALGSLATEVLSASDIGLPLGPAGTAALLPANIRAYGDGLELPEDEVRLYVALREAAHQRLFEHVPWLRGHVLAAVETYASGITVNREAIEEALGRVDPTNPESMQEIAMEGIFTPEDTPAQQASLARIETVLALIEGWVCHVVDSSSADRLPNVAKLAEAFRRRRAAGGPAEQTFAALVGLELRPRRLREATALWAALATHRGIDGRDAVWSHPDLLPSDTDFADPEAFAQAKLDFDLGDMDFGSPPAEAPEPPKRPDPDSSE